One Leptolyngbya ohadii IS1 genomic window carries:
- a CDS encoding ATP-binding protein — MQLKRFRFIKWNSLHTKLLITYWLLTGLGTSLMAGFLLRSLSGYFLQLRQTDLANWAAAVSENVADELEQQNLQRVQQLMRRHGQSETVTVRVLSPQGQLLASSSTEDHRITNWMAVPGMQEALQNQVVQGTAKGVLSGDDRLYVARPISRNGQLLGVLRMSVTLEQFQQQIAFLWWAVMGALLLTMVLCAVISDRLASSFSIPIQTMRNFAIRLGGGHFGDKLSIRQSNELDELAIELNRMSERLASLDQERRAFLANVSHELRTPISNIQVTVEALQNGAVEEPHLRDRFFQTIEDETRRLARLIHDLLDLGRLEAGATLLEHQAIDLQQLIDRAVRAVETRMQSRQMSLRLNVAKVSLIGDPERLLQAFLNILDNAIKHSKENTQVAITGIRDGQQAVITIQDQGPGIDQAALPRIFEQFYTGDPSRKGSSTGLGLAIAQRIIQAHGGTITASSSVGQGAKFTICLPLH; from the coding sequence ATGCAACTTAAACGATTTCGTTTCATCAAGTGGAATTCGCTCCACACAAAGCTGCTCATCACCTATTGGCTGCTGACGGGGCTGGGAACCTCACTGATGGCTGGGTTTCTGCTGCGATCGCTCTCCGGGTACTTTTTGCAGCTGCGGCAGACGGACTTAGCCAACTGGGCTGCTGCGGTCAGTGAAAATGTTGCTGATGAATTGGAGCAGCAAAATCTTCAGCGGGTACAGCAGCTCATGCGGCGTCACGGTCAGTCCGAAACGGTGACAGTGCGAGTCTTAAGTCCGCAGGGTCAACTGCTTGCTTCTTCTTCGACGGAGGATCACCGGATTACAAACTGGATGGCGGTGCCGGGAATGCAAGAAGCACTGCAAAATCAGGTGGTGCAGGGAACAGCAAAAGGGGTGTTGTCGGGGGACGATCGCCTTTATGTGGCGCGACCGATATCGCGGAACGGGCAGCTTTTAGGGGTGCTGCGAATGTCTGTAACGCTGGAGCAGTTCCAGCAGCAGATTGCGTTCTTGTGGTGGGCGGTAATGGGGGCACTGCTGCTCACGATGGTTCTTTGTGCGGTGATTAGCGATCGGCTAGCCAGCAGTTTCTCGATCCCGATCCAAACGATGCGGAATTTTGCAATTCGCTTGGGTGGCGGTCATTTTGGCGATAAGTTAAGTATTCGGCAAAGCAACGAATTAGATGAACTGGCGATCGAACTCAATCGCATGAGCGAACGGTTAGCCTCGCTGGATCAGGAGCGTCGTGCGTTTCTGGCAAACGTTTCGCATGAGCTTCGCACCCCCATTAGCAACATTCAAGTTACCGTAGAAGCCCTGCAAAATGGAGCGGTCGAGGAACCCCACCTGCGCGATCGATTCTTTCAGACGATCGAAGATGAAACGCGACGGCTCGCCCGGTTAATTCATGATCTGCTAGATTTAGGACGGTTAGAGGCAGGGGCAACGCTGTTAGAGCATCAGGCGATCGACCTTCAGCAATTGATCGATCGAGCGGTACGAGCAGTTGAAACGCGAATGCAAAGCCGTCAGATGTCGCTGCGTCTCAATGTTGCAAAAGTGTCGCTGATTGGCGATCCAGAACGACTGCTGCAAGCGTTTCTGAACATTCTGGACAACGCTATCAAACATTCCAAAGAGAATACTCAGGTGGCGATTACGGGTATCCGAGACGGACAACAAGCGGTGATTACCATTCAGGATCAGGGACCGGGCATCGATCAAGCCGCACTGCCCCGCATCTTTGAGCAGTTTTATACGGGCGATCCGTCGCGGAAGGGAAGCAGTACAGGCTTGGGACTGGCGATCGCTCAACGCATTATCCAGGCGCATGGCGGTACAATTACGGCAAGCAGCTCTGTGGGGCAGGGGGCAAAATTTACGATTTGCTTACCGCTGCATTAG
- a CDS encoding response regulator transcription factor, with the protein MPHVLLVDDEAPLRDSLTYALQKEGYEVTTAADGATALKQFHKQVPDIILLDLMLPEVGGMEVCWRIRAFSNVPIVMLTAKDQDIDKVWGLEAGADDYITKPFNTRELLARIKAVLRRQAAGEGSATTK; encoded by the coding sequence ATGCCTCACGTTCTATTGGTTGATGACGAAGCCCCTTTACGCGATAGCCTGACCTATGCGCTGCAAAAAGAAGGGTATGAAGTCACAACCGCAGCGGACGGTGCTACTGCACTAAAACAATTTCATAAGCAGGTTCCGGATATTATCTTGCTGGATCTAATGCTGCCGGAGGTTGGCGGCATGGAAGTCTGCTGGCGTATTCGAGCCTTCTCTAATGTTCCGATCGTGATGCTGACGGCAAAGGATCAGGACATTGACAAAGTCTGGGGGCTGGAAGCGGGAGCCGATGACTATATTACAAAGCCGTTTAATACTCGCGAACTTTTAGCGCGAATTAAAGCCGTTTTACGACGACAGGCAGCAGGAGAAGGATCGGCAACCACGAAATAG
- a CDS encoding sensor histidine kinase, whose product MTTFGALKWSVERKWVTAAFCLALLLMGLVNFISYQNATQLINSAAQVKQTHEILTALTNVSEALTDSEARRWRYFLLNDRTELEDYNQVMQSLTFQLEELRQPLADTPAQEQRLDALENLIQQRQFLFEQSTALYQQRNSLPADNPLIIQTNENQARIRQIITELQNEEEQLLQSQVEQSQANSQIRMAIENLGNVLAFAGLLSVYVLLYRQMFKRQQSEQIQQKLAQEKELGELKLQFFSMVSHEFRTPLSVIVGSAQLLQENLRSVVEPNKLKNLTQIQASAKLMTQLLNDILTLARADAGKLQCKPELLEIQFFCLNLIEDVQLFSEQPRTIKFYKYGTRTYAYLDEKLIYSALSNLLSNAIKYSSPESAIDFTVICEPDIVIFEVKDQGIGIPEDEQAAIFEPFCRGRNVGSATGSGLGMAVVKRCLDLHQGELLLESQVGAGTIFTIRISQPDQIGLRFII is encoded by the coding sequence ATGACGACGTTCGGTGCGCTGAAATGGTCTGTAGAACGAAAATGGGTGACAGCGGCATTTTGTCTGGCACTGCTGCTCATGGGATTGGTCAATTTTATTTCTTATCAAAATGCAACTCAGCTGATTAATAGCGCCGCGCAGGTCAAGCAAACTCACGAAATACTGACTGCACTAACCAACGTTTCTGAAGCACTAACCGATAGTGAAGCGCGACGCTGGCGATATTTTTTGCTGAACGATCGCACTGAATTAGAAGACTACAATCAAGTCATGCAGAGCCTTACGTTCCAGCTGGAAGAACTGCGGCAACCCCTGGCAGACACTCCCGCACAGGAACAGCGGCTCGATGCATTAGAGAATTTAATTCAGCAGCGACAATTCCTGTTTGAACAATCAACGGCACTGTATCAGCAGCGAAATTCCCTTCCTGCTGACAATCCGCTTATCATTCAAACCAACGAAAACCAGGCTCGGATTCGTCAGATTATTACGGAATTACAGAATGAGGAGGAACAGCTTCTGCAATCCCAGGTCGAACAGTCGCAGGCAAATTCTCAAATCAGAATGGCGATCGAGAATCTGGGGAATGTGCTGGCATTTGCTGGGCTTCTTAGCGTTTATGTTCTGCTCTATCGCCAGATGTTTAAGCGTCAGCAGTCGGAGCAGATTCAGCAGAAATTAGCGCAGGAAAAGGAATTAGGCGAACTAAAGCTCCAGTTTTTCTCAATGGTTTCCCACGAATTTCGCACGCCTCTCAGCGTAATTGTTGGATCAGCGCAACTGCTGCAAGAAAACCTGAGAAGTGTAGTAGAACCCAATAAATTGAAAAACCTGACTCAGATCCAGGCATCCGCTAAATTGATGACCCAACTGCTGAACGATATTTTAACCCTGGCAAGGGCAGACGCCGGAAAATTGCAGTGCAAACCAGAGCTGCTGGAAATCCAGTTTTTTTGTCTCAATCTGATCGAAGATGTCCAGCTTTTTAGCGAACAGCCAAGAACAATCAAATTCTATAAATACGGTACTCGCACCTACGCCTATCTAGATGAAAAACTAATTTACTCCGCCCTTAGCAACCTGCTATCGAATGCAATCAAATATTCTTCACCTGAGTCGGCGATCGATTTCACCGTTATTTGTGAACCCGATATTGTCATTTTTGAAGTAAAAGATCAGGGAATCGGAATTCCTGAAGACGAACAGGCAGCTATCTTTGAACCCTTTTGCCGGGGCAGAAATGTAGGAAGTGCAACCGGGAGCGGGCTGGGAATGGCAGTGGTAAAAAGATGTTTAGATTTGCATCAGGGTGAACTGCTGCTAGAGAGCCAGGTTGGGGCAGGCACAATATTTACGATCAGAATATCGCAGCCTGATCAAATTGGATTGCGTTTCATAATTTGA
- a CDS encoding response regulator transcription factor, giving the protein MRVLVVEDDLRIANMLAEAFTNRQYEVDVAEDGESAWDWVNTHDYDLIVLDLTLPKVDGIRVCQQLRARGAAARNAAIPVMMLTARDTIADKIIGLDAGADDYMVKPFDLDELMARTRALLRRGSPSVNPTMTWGDLHLNPATCEVTYGNTPLTLTPKEFALLELLISSGRRVMSRPIIIEKLWTREESPTEEAVKTHIRTLRQKLRAVDAPDDLIETVHGMGYRLKQFS; this is encoded by the coding sequence ATGCGTGTTCTGGTTGTAGAAGATGATTTGCGAATTGCCAATATGCTGGCGGAAGCCTTCACCAACCGTCAGTATGAGGTAGATGTTGCTGAGGATGGGGAGTCTGCCTGGGATTGGGTCAATACCCACGATTATGACCTGATTGTGCTGGATTTAACCCTGCCCAAGGTGGACGGAATTCGGGTTTGTCAACAGCTTCGAGCCAGAGGTGCCGCAGCGCGAAATGCTGCCATTCCCGTCATGATGCTCACTGCACGGGATACGATCGCGGACAAAATCATTGGGCTGGATGCCGGAGCCGATGACTACATGGTCAAGCCGTTTGACCTGGATGAACTGATGGCGCGAACTCGTGCCTTACTGCGGCGGGGCAGTCCCAGCGTGAACCCGACTATGACCTGGGGTGATTTGCACTTAAACCCAGCCACCTGTGAGGTCACTTATGGAAATACGCCTCTGACTTTAACGCCAAAGGAATTTGCGCTGCTAGAGCTGCTAATTTCCAGCGGTCGGCGGGTGATGAGTCGTCCAATTATCATTGAAAAACTCTGGACGCGAGAAGAATCTCCCACGGAAGAAGCGGTCAAAACCCATATTAGAACCCTCCGCCAGAAATTGAGAGCGGTAGATGCACCGGATGATCTGATCGAAACCGTGCATGGGATGGGCTATCGGCTGAAGCAGTTTTCCTGA
- a CDS encoding cation-transporting P-type ATPase yields the protein MQTAVNHAASTATYHDRSGGDVARLLESHAERGLTEREAMQRRRHYGLNELAVKPGKPAWLRFLLQFNQALLYILLIAGAIKAFLGSWTNAIVIWGVTLINAIIGYVQESKAEGAIAALAKAVTTEATVIREGKKQVISSQELVPGDLVLLTSGDKVPADLRLLTVRGLQIDESALTGESVPVEKSVQLLGSGTPLAERTNMAYAGSFVTFGQGSGVVVATGNSTEVGQISQSLDNSHSLSTPLTRKFAKFSQTLLYVILSLASLTFFVGLGQGRFWVEMFEAAVALAVSAIPEGLPAVVTVTLAIGVNRMARRHAIIRKLPAVETLGGATVICSDKTGTLTENQMTVQAIYAAAQRYAVSGVGYDLEGEIQPITEETTAHELLPSVIGSPAHTALEDCLTAGVLCNDSYLEWKEDRWLVVGDPTEGALIVAARKAGIDQPEMNDRLPRLDTIPFESQYQYMATLHQAESSNTIGNIGNIIYVKGSLEAILRRCQKMRDASGHNVPLYGGVLNIEAERLAAQGLRVLAFAEKNVPKQQTTLDHADLDSGLVFLGLQGMIDPPRTEAIAAVKACQSAGIQVKMITGDHLTTATAIADRIGLQSKGKLVGFTGQQLADMTDSELSLAVESGSVFARVAPAQKLRLVEALQSKGEIVAMTGDGVNDAPALKQADIGIAMGKGGTDVAREAADMLLTDDNFASIEAAVEEGRTVYQNLRKAIAFILPVNGGESMTILISALLARDLPILSIQVLWLNMVNSVAMTVPLAFEPKTDRTMAKPPRDPREPLLSGKLFQRIAAVSIFNWILIFGMFEWARRTTGDIAVARTMAIQALVAGRIVYLLSVSHLGRAIVAKLRGRKASVSDARAIGLGIVGAIVLQVLFSQWNVMNALFATAPLSLTQWLICLIPMLPMLFLTLFVDRIDPTE from the coding sequence ATGCAAACCGCTGTGAATCACGCTGCATCAACTGCAACCTATCACGATCGATCGGGTGGAGATGTTGCCCGATTGCTCGAAAGCCACGCTGAGCGGGGGCTAACGGAACGGGAAGCGATGCAGCGCCGCAGACACTACGGTTTGAACGAACTGGCAGTCAAGCCGGGAAAACCTGCATGGCTAAGGTTTCTGCTGCAATTCAACCAGGCATTGCTGTACATTCTGCTGATTGCCGGAGCGATTAAAGCATTTCTGGGATCGTGGACAAATGCGATCGTCATCTGGGGCGTAACGTTAATTAACGCCATCATTGGCTATGTGCAGGAATCGAAGGCAGAAGGGGCGATCGCGGCTCTGGCAAAAGCGGTGACAACGGAAGCGACGGTAATTCGCGAGGGCAAGAAGCAGGTAATTTCTTCCCAGGAACTCGTGCCGGGGGATCTGGTTTTGCTGACCTCCGGGGATAAGGTTCCGGCAGATTTGCGATTGCTCACAGTGCGCGGATTGCAGATCGATGAATCTGCCCTGACCGGGGAATCGGTTCCGGTCGAAAAAAGTGTTCAACTGTTGGGCAGCGGCACACCGCTAGCTGAGCGCACAAACATGGCGTATGCGGGTAGCTTTGTTACCTTTGGGCAGGGGAGCGGTGTCGTGGTAGCGACGGGGAACAGCACGGAAGTCGGACAGATTTCGCAGTCGCTGGACAATAGCCATAGTCTCAGTACGCCTCTGACGCGCAAGTTTGCCAAGTTTAGCCAGACATTGCTGTACGTTATTCTCTCCCTGGCATCGCTCACCTTTTTTGTAGGGTTGGGGCAGGGGCGCTTCTGGGTCGAAATGTTTGAAGCGGCGGTGGCTCTGGCAGTGAGTGCGATTCCTGAAGGATTGCCCGCAGTGGTGACAGTAACATTGGCGATCGGGGTCAATCGGATGGCACGCCGACACGCAATTATTCGTAAGTTACCTGCCGTCGAAACGTTGGGCGGTGCAACGGTCATTTGCTCTGATAAAACCGGAACGCTCACCGAAAACCAGATGACGGTGCAGGCAATTTATGCAGCCGCACAGCGGTATGCGGTCAGCGGCGTGGGGTACGACCTGGAAGGAGAGATTCAACCTATTACGGAAGAGACGACTGCTCATGAACTTCTTCCGTCGGTCATCGGTTCTCCTGCCCATACTGCTCTAGAAGATTGCCTGACTGCGGGTGTGCTCTGTAATGATAGCTACCTGGAATGGAAGGAAGACCGCTGGTTAGTGGTGGGCGATCCGACAGAGGGCGCGTTGATTGTGGCGGCTCGGAAGGCAGGCATTGATCAGCCTGAGATGAACGATCGACTACCTCGTCTGGATACCATTCCGTTTGAATCGCAGTATCAATACATGGCAACGCTGCATCAAGCTGAGAGCAGCAATACTATCGGCAATATCGGCAATATTATCTATGTCAAAGGTTCCCTGGAAGCTATCCTGCGGCGGTGTCAAAAAATGCGCGATGCTTCCGGGCATAATGTGCCGCTGTATGGGGGAGTTTTGAACATTGAAGCTGAACGTTTAGCAGCGCAGGGTTTGCGGGTGCTGGCGTTTGCCGAAAAAAACGTGCCCAAACAGCAAACGACCCTGGATCACGCCGACCTCGACAGCGGACTCGTATTTCTCGGCTTACAGGGCATGATTGACCCCCCTCGTACCGAAGCGATCGCCGCAGTCAAAGCCTGTCAGTCTGCGGGAATACAGGTGAAGATGATCACCGGAGATCATTTGACGACGGCAACCGCGATCGCCGATCGAATTGGACTGCAAAGCAAAGGCAAACTGGTTGGGTTTACCGGACAGCAGCTCGCAGATATGACGGATTCCGAACTATCGCTAGCCGTTGAATCGGGTTCAGTGTTTGCCAGGGTGGCTCCGGCACAAAAGCTGCGGTTAGTAGAAGCCCTGCAATCCAAAGGGGAAATTGTGGCGATGACGGGGGACGGCGTGAATGATGCCCCTGCCCTCAAACAAGCGGATATTGGGATCGCAATGGGCAAAGGCGGAACAGATGTTGCCAGAGAAGCGGCGGATATGCTGCTGACGGACGATAACTTTGCCTCGATCGAAGCAGCGGTGGAAGAAGGGCGTACCGTTTATCAAAACCTGCGAAAGGCGATCGCGTTTATTCTGCCGGTGAATGGCGGCGAGTCAATGACGATTCTCATCAGCGCTCTGCTTGCCAGGGATTTGCCGATTCTCTCGATCCAGGTGCTTTGGCTCAACATGGTGAACTCCGTTGCAATGACCGTTCCCCTCGCCTTTGAACCCAAAACCGATCGAACGATGGCAAAGCCACCCCGCGATCCGAGAGAGCCGTTGCTGTCGGGCAAGCTGTTTCAGCGCATTGCGGCGGTTTCGATCTTTAACTGGATTTTGATTTTTGGCATGTTTGAGTGGGCGCGACGCACAACCGGAGACATTGCAGTTGCCCGCACGATGGCAATTCAGGCACTCGTCGCCGGACGCATTGTGTATCTGCTGAGCGTTAGCCATTTGGGTCGGGCGATCGTCGCTAAACTCCGGGGTCGAAAGGCTTCGGTGAGCGATGCACGGGCGATCGGTCTTGGAATTGTGGGTGCGATCGTTCTGCAAGTTTTGTTCAGTCAGTGGAATGTGATGAATGCGCTTTTTGCAACGGCTCCTCTCAGCCTGACGCAATGGCTAATTTGTCTCATTCCCATGCTCCCAATGCTGTTTCTAACGCTATTTGTCGATCGAATTGATCCAACAGAATGA
- a CDS encoding response regulator translates to MNHQIQPRLSPSASPLTQPESTVNVLLVDDRPENLVVLERVLQGLGQNLVKVQSGAAALKYLLDHDVAVILLDVQMPGMDGFETAQLIRQRDRSQHTPIIFITAYTESDDLRSQGYTLGAVDYLYKPIEPAILTSKVSVFIDLFKKNLEVQRQAAQLIAKNAEIIRAEAARQQAEDANRLKDEFLAVVSHELRTPLNSILGWAQLLLRREFDPDRMRQALETIERNAQTQVRLIEDILDISRLMRGKVQLSIRPINFPSFIEAAIESIRPQAEAKSIHLDVPPHPMPEKIQADSVRLHQIVWNLLNNAIKFTPEGGTVSLRIASPAKGWMKLHISDTGIGIDPEFLPHVFDHFRQADSSSTRLQGGLGLGLAIVRQLVELHNGKIEVHSDGRHQGTTFTVHLPIASWHSEETVEPLAEIMNFTSAKFSSPEIAAQKFPSLAPLRILLVEDHADSREFIQKVLEEAGASVMAACCAGDALSILESTQPDVIISDIAMPGEDGYQFIRQVRASHQEIPAIALTAYARPEDRRQALNAGFHTYVPKPINAEELVNTIAQLLKPSAQTA, encoded by the coding sequence ATGAATCACCAAATCCAGCCCAGACTCTCACCTTCTGCCTCCCCTCTAACCCAGCCGGAATCTACAGTGAATGTCCTGCTCGTGGACGATCGCCCGGAAAATTTAGTAGTGCTGGAGCGTGTACTCCAGGGCTTAGGGCAGAACTTAGTCAAGGTGCAGTCGGGTGCTGCTGCCCTCAAATATCTGTTAGATCATGATGTTGCGGTGATTCTGCTCGACGTGCAAATGCCCGGTATGGACGGGTTTGAAACTGCTCAGCTGATTCGTCAGCGCGATCGATCGCAGCATACGCCCATTATTTTTATCACGGCATACACCGAAAGCGATGATCTACGATCGCAGGGCTATACGCTGGGTGCGGTTGATTATCTCTACAAGCCGATCGAGCCTGCCATTCTCACCTCTAAAGTCTCTGTATTTATTGATTTATTTAAGAAAAATCTGGAAGTCCAGCGGCAGGCAGCCCAACTCATCGCCAAAAACGCAGAAATCATTCGTGCGGAAGCCGCTCGCCAGCAAGCCGAGGATGCCAACCGTCTCAAAGACGAATTTCTCGCCGTCGTCTCCCACGAACTGCGAACTCCCCTCAATTCTATTCTGGGCTGGGCACAGCTTTTGCTGAGGCGCGAATTTGACCCTGATCGAATGCGGCAAGCCCTGGAAACGATCGAACGAAATGCCCAGACCCAGGTGCGATTAATTGAAGATATTCTCGACATTTCCCGACTGATGCGCGGCAAGGTACAGCTGTCGATTCGCCCAATTAATTTCCCTTCTTTCATTGAGGCAGCGATCGAATCCATTCGTCCTCAGGCGGAGGCTAAATCAATTCATCTCGACGTACCGCCCCACCCCATGCCCGAAAAAATTCAGGCGGATTCTGTGCGATTGCACCAGATTGTCTGGAATTTACTCAACAATGCGATTAAGTTTACCCCGGAAGGCGGAACCGTCAGCTTACGGATTGCATCTCCGGCGAAGGGCTGGATGAAACTGCATATTAGCGATACGGGCATTGGCATCGATCCAGAATTCCTGCCCCATGTATTTGATCACTTTCGGCAGGCGGATAGCTCTTCGACGCGCCTACAGGGCGGTTTAGGATTAGGACTGGCGATCGTGCGGCAGCTGGTCGAACTGCACAACGGCAAGATTGAGGTACACAGCGACGGTCGGCATCAGGGCACAACGTTTACGGTGCATCTGCCCATTGCGAGCTGGCATTCGGAGGAAACGGTCGAACCTTTAGCCGAAATTATGAATTTTACGAGCGCAAAATTTAGCTCCCCAGAAATTGCAGCACAAAAATTTCCCTCCCTGGCTCCCCTGCGAATTCTCCTGGTTGAAGATCATGCGGACAGTCGCGAGTTTATTCAGAAAGTGCTGGAAGAGGCTGGAGCTTCCGTGATGGCGGCTTGCTGTGCCGGGGATGCGCTTTCAATTCTGGAATCCACTCAGCCCGATGTCATTATCAGCGACATTGCGATGCCGGGAGAAGATGGATATCAGTTTATTCGCCAGGTGCGCGCCTCCCACCAGGAGATCCCAGCCATTGCCCTGACCGCCTATGCCCGACCCGAAGATCGCCGTCAAGCTCTGAATGCTGGCTTTCACACCTATGTCCCAAAGCCGATCAATGCTGAGGAACTGGTAAACACGATCGCCCAACTGCTTAAACCGTCTGCTCAAACTGCTTAA
- a CDS encoding 2OG-Fe(II) oxygenase, giving the protein MTFLSKGDPVPWFTAASSSNPAYHFESVGGYRIILSFLGHCSTQSCAKVLQDFAALQPQLEQYEIPFFGVTIDPQDIILEQLIRIPTYFKLIWDFDSFVSSRYGVLSDKSKPDFYRPTTLVLDENLHVLKVFPLENPESHAAEVFRFITSLPAPEPEMMAVRQAPVLLIPHVLDPEFCEFLIYLYQTNGGQDSGFMRQIDGKTVEILDANFKQRKDFHLTDTAHLQAINDLILRRVKPEIEKAFQFSITRFERYLVACYEAENQGFFNRHRDNTTKGTAHRRFAMTINLNTGNYTGGCLRFPEYGNRLYRPQTGEAVIFSCSLLHEVTPVLSGERFALLSFFYSDEDAKVRDRNRKHVVLNSYSRPGSPGEQQFAVKSLGFQAGSQSKPGKKRRK; this is encoded by the coding sequence ATGACATTCCTTTCCAAAGGTGATCCAGTTCCCTGGTTCACAGCTGCTTCCAGTTCCAACCCTGCCTATCACTTTGAGTCGGTAGGCGGTTATCGAATCATTCTCTCCTTCCTGGGGCATTGCAGCACCCAATCCTGCGCTAAAGTTCTACAGGATTTTGCAGCACTACAGCCACAGCTTGAGCAGTACGAAATTCCCTTTTTTGGAGTCACGATCGATCCCCAAGACATTATTCTGGAACAGCTCATCCGGATTCCAACCTACTTTAAGTTAATCTGGGATTTCGATTCCTTCGTCAGCTCGCGGTATGGGGTACTGTCAGATAAATCTAAGCCCGATTTCTATCGCCCAACTACGCTGGTTCTCGATGAGAATCTGCATGTTCTCAAGGTATTTCCCCTGGAGAATCCTGAGAGCCATGCCGCTGAGGTATTTCGCTTTATCACAAGTCTTCCAGCACCAGAGCCAGAAATGATGGCGGTCAGGCAGGCTCCTGTCCTGTTGATTCCCCATGTCCTTGATCCGGAATTTTGTGAGTTTCTAATTTACCTTTACCAAACCAATGGCGGGCAGGATTCCGGTTTCATGCGGCAGATTGACGGCAAAACAGTAGAGATTTTAGACGCAAATTTTAAGCAGCGCAAAGACTTCCATCTTACGGATACAGCCCATCTGCAAGCTATTAATGATCTAATCCTGCGGCGGGTAAAACCAGAGATCGAGAAAGCCTTTCAGTTCAGTATTACTCGCTTTGAACGTTATCTTGTCGCTTGCTATGAAGCCGAAAATCAGGGTTTCTTCAATCGCCATCGAGACAATACAACCAAAGGCACTGCCCATCGTCGTTTTGCAATGACGATTAACCTGAATACGGGCAATTATACGGGCGGCTGTCTCCGTTTTCCAGAATACGGGAATCGTCTCTATCGCCCTCAAACGGGGGAAGCCGTCATCTTCTCCTGTTCGCTGCTCCATGAAGTGACCCCTGTGTTAAGCGGAGAACGATTTGCCTTGTTATCCTTTTTCTACAGCGATGAGGATGCCAAAGTTCGCGATCGCAACAGGAAGCATGTTGTTCTCAATTCCTACAGTCGCCCTGGTTCTCCTGGAGAGCAGCAGTTTGCAGTCAAGTCACTTGGTTTTCAAGCTGGCTCTCAGTCCAAGCCTGGTAAGAAGCGTCGTAAATAG
- a CDS encoding DUF4349 domain-containing protein encodes MHNAPIHRMRQVPLQKTAKQSLLLIALLGGMMTACSSAPSSTTSEAPLPSEMASVAAPPVNAEQTGDIAAVNQSVNQSVNQSVNQSTVPRSQPQLAKTGSITLTVDSVQESLEKAIGIARQQQGDLLGLQDQSPDDPASRHIAVLQIRVLQQNLDATLKALTQLGTVQQQTIAAEDVSSQLVDYGARLRNLRKTESTLLEIMERSGSMNDVLKVAQELGKVRDSIEQVDAQVKDLQNRVAYSTFSVTFQEAIATVPPQPALGDQMQETWEQATRSVSRFTVGLMKLGLWLLVYSPYWLVLVGGAIAIQRWRRQPTPPSVNPEPPTSG; translated from the coding sequence ATGCACAATGCTCCCATTCACCGGATGCGGCAAGTTCCCTTGCAGAAAACTGCGAAGCAATCGCTCCTGCTGATCGCCCTGTTGGGGGGCATGATGACTGCCTGCTCGTCCGCTCCATCCTCTACAACGAGCGAAGCACCCCTACCTTCAGAAATGGCTTCGGTGGCGGCTCCCCCGGTGAACGCTGAGCAGACTGGGGATATTGCGGCAGTTAACCAGTCCGTTAATCAGTCCGTTAACCAGTCCGTTAATCAGTCCACTGTGCCGCGATCGCAGCCGCAGCTTGCAAAAACGGGAAGTATCACGCTGACAGTGGATTCTGTTCAGGAAAGCCTGGAGAAAGCGATCGGCATTGCCCGCCAGCAGCAGGGAGATCTGCTCGGACTTCAAGACCAGTCCCCTGACGATCCTGCCAGTCGTCATATCGCCGTGCTACAAATTCGGGTACTACAACAAAACCTGGACGCTACCCTGAAGGCACTGACGCAGCTAGGCACGGTGCAGCAACAGACGATCGCTGCCGAGGATGTGAGCAGCCAGCTCGTGGATTATGGGGCACGCCTGCGGAACCTGCGGAAAACAGAGTCCACGCTACTGGAAATCATGGAGCGCTCTGGCAGCATGAACGATGTGTTGAAAGTGGCGCAGGAACTGGGTAAGGTGCGAGATTCGATCGAACAGGTCGATGCCCAGGTGAAGGATCTGCAAAACCGTGTTGCTTACTCTACCTTCAGCGTGACGTTCCAGGAAGCGATCGCAACCGTTCCGCCTCAGCCCGCCCTTGGAGATCAGATGCAGGAAACCTGGGAGCAGGCAACCCGCTCGGTCAGCCGCTTTACGGTTGGACTGATGAAGCTGGGCTTATGGCTGTTGGTTTACAGCCCCTACTGGCTGGTCTTAGTTGGG